A single Vibrio sp. YMD68 DNA region contains:
- a CDS encoding TVP38/TMEM64 family protein encodes MNKKILFAIFLIGTILFLTINYGHLLTLENAKSQQESLSNIIESNFAIAALSYFAIYIVVVAFSIPGAAVVTLLGAALFGFWTSLVLVSFASSIGATLAFLSSRFLLKEWVQKKFGSKLSTINEGVEKDGAFYLFSLRLIPVVPFFLINLLMGLTPISALRFYLVSQLGMLPGTAVYLNAGTQLANIESLSGIVSLPVILSFVLLGLFPIITKKAMTIIRKSDSAKQNEG; translated from the coding sequence ATGAATAAAAAAATACTCTTTGCCATTTTTCTGATCGGCACCATTCTATTTCTTACGATAAATTACGGGCACCTTTTGACTTTAGAGAATGCAAAGTCACAGCAAGAATCATTGAGTAATATTATTGAATCCAACTTTGCAATCGCAGCTCTAAGCTACTTTGCAATTTATATCGTTGTGGTCGCATTTTCTATCCCAGGTGCTGCGGTTGTAACTCTATTAGGTGCCGCGCTGTTTGGGTTTTGGACCAGCCTGGTTTTGGTTTCTTTTGCCAGCTCAATAGGCGCAACGCTTGCCTTTCTTAGTAGTCGATTTTTGTTGAAGGAATGGGTTCAAAAAAAATTCGGCTCCAAACTCTCTACAATTAATGAAGGGGTAGAAAAAGACGGCGCGTTTTATCTTTTTTCACTGCGCCTTATCCCTGTTGTTCCATTCTTTCTGATCAACCTTTTGATGGGATTGACGCCAATATCAGCTTTAAGATTCTACCTCGTGAGTCAACTCGGTATGCTACCGGGTACGGCCGTCTATCTTAATGCGGGAACCCAACTCGCCAATATAGAAAGCCTTTCAGGCATTGTCTCTTTGCCTGTGATTCTATCGTTTGTTTTGTTGGGGTTATTTCCAATCATCACCAAGAAAGCCATGACGATAATAAGAAAGAGTGACTCTGCGAAGCAAAATGAAGGGTAA
- a CDS encoding TfoX/Sxy family DNA transformation protein, with product MDKPILKDSMRLFEQLGRVKSRSMFGGFGIFVEDTMFALVVNDKLHIRADSIAVKKFKQQGYMPYVYKKRGHPVVTKYYALPDDWMSDSAATLAEAKSSLEIAKKEKESQASAKPDRLKDLPNLRLATERMLKKAGIDSVATLEEQGSVAAYKAIQQSHPSDVGLELLWALEGAIKGTHWSVIPQERREELANRLR from the coding sequence ATGGATAAACCAATACTAAAAGACTCAATGAGGCTGTTTGAACAGCTTGGACGAGTAAAGTCTCGTTCAATGTTTGGCGGTTTCGGTATTTTTGTTGAAGACACAATGTTTGCACTTGTTGTAAATGACAAACTTCACATAAGAGCCGATAGCATTGCCGTTAAAAAGTTCAAGCAGCAAGGCTATATGCCATATGTCTATAAAAAGCGCGGACACCCTGTCGTAACCAAATATTATGCGTTACCTGATGATTGGATGTCAGATTCCGCAGCCACTCTCGCTGAAGCAAAAAGCTCATTAGAGATCGCAAAGAAAGAAAAAGAAAGCCAAGCATCTGCAAAACCGGATCGCCTTAAGGATTTACCAAATCTTAGGTTAGCAACGGAAAGAATGCTGAAAAAAGCGGGGATTGATTCTGTGGCAACTCTTGAGGAGCAAGGCTCTGTAGCCGCTTATAAGGCCATTCAGCAATCTCACCCATCAGATGTGGGCTTGGAGCTCCTTTGGGCGCTAGAAGGTGCTATTAAGGGGACTCACTGGTCTGTTATTCCCCAAGAGAGACGGGAAGAACTCGCGAATCGATTAAGATAA
- the purR gene encoding HTH-type transcriptional repressor PurR, translating into MATIKDVARLAGVSTTTVSHVINKTRFVAETTQEKVNKAVEELNYAPSAVARSLKCNTTRTIGMLVTQSTNLFFSEVIDGVESYCYRQGYTLILCNTGGIYEKQRDYIRMLAEKRVDGILVMCSDLTEELREMLDRHSTIPKVVMDWGPESSQADKIIDNSEEGGYLATKYLIDKGHKDIACLSGHFEKAACQERILGFKRALTEANLKIDEDWILEGNFECDTAVLAADQIAAMDNKPTAIFCFNDTMALGLISRLGQKGINVPNDISVIGYDNIELAEYFSPPLTTVHQPKRRVGKNAFEILLERIKDKDHEKRIFEMHPEIVERNTVKDLNK; encoded by the coding sequence ATGGCCACAATTAAAGATGTTGCTCGCTTAGCTGGCGTATCAACGACCACGGTTTCTCACGTTATCAATAAAACGCGATTCGTGGCAGAAACGACACAAGAAAAAGTGAATAAAGCCGTTGAAGAACTCAACTACGCCCCAAGTGCCGTTGCCCGCAGCTTAAAATGCAATACAACACGTACGATTGGTATGCTGGTCACTCAATCTACAAACCTTTTCTTTTCTGAAGTCATTGACGGTGTTGAAAGCTATTGTTATCGCCAAGGCTACACGCTGATTCTTTGTAACACCGGCGGTATCTATGAAAAACAGCGTGACTATATTCGAATGCTGGCCGAAAAACGAGTGGATGGCATTCTTGTCATGTGTTCGGACCTTACTGAAGAACTCCGAGAAATGCTTGACCGTCACTCAACCATTCCAAAGGTTGTGATGGATTGGGGCCCGGAAAGCTCCCAGGCCGATAAAATAATCGATAATTCAGAAGAAGGGGGTTATCTCGCCACAAAATACCTGATTGATAAAGGCCATAAAGATATTGCTTGTCTCAGCGGGCATTTTGAAAAAGCAGCATGCCAAGAGCGCATTTTAGGCTTTAAGCGTGCATTGACAGAAGCCAACCTGAAAATCGATGAAGATTGGATCTTAGAAGGTAACTTTGAGTGTGATACTGCTGTCTTAGCGGCAGACCAAATTGCAGCGATGGACAACAAACCAACGGCCATTTTCTGTTTCAACGACACGATGGCTCTCGGTTTAATCAGTCGCTTAGGGCAAAAAGGGATTAACGTTCCTAACGATATCTCTGTCATCGGTTATGACAATATTGAGCTTGCTGAATACTTTTCGCCTCCACTAACGACCGTACACCAACCCAAACGTCGTGTAGGTAAAAATGCATTTGAAATTTTGCTTGAGAGAATCAAAGATAAAGATCATGAAAAGCGCATATTTGAGATGCACCCTGAAATCGTAGAACGAAACACCGTAAAGGATCTCAATAAGTAG
- the torD gene encoding molecular chaperone TorD, translating into MQETKAFNEKRAEIYWWLSSLFAKELTEADIEQYQSAQIRAFLTGLGENPSLKPAIDKLVDALNRLQDREDAQLELSADFCDLFLKSDKDSALPYASIYIGEAGILNDTPAKEMAELMAKHNVTVHETLNEPADHIAIELDFLGHLIIRSNEVEIEKHLDQALIEQKQFISTYLLSWVPQFAHKCQQLDDFGFYAAVSELMGAFLELDCQYLAGE; encoded by the coding sequence ATGCAAGAAACAAAAGCATTCAACGAAAAACGGGCTGAAATCTACTGGTGGCTATCTAGCCTATTCGCCAAGGAGCTCACCGAAGCGGATATCGAACAGTACCAGTCTGCTCAGATTAGAGCTTTCCTCACTGGTTTGGGAGAGAACCCATCATTAAAACCTGCGATTGATAAACTCGTTGACGCACTGAATCGACTGCAAGACAGAGAAGATGCGCAACTTGAGTTATCTGCTGATTTTTGTGACCTATTTTTAAAGTCAGATAAAGATTCAGCTCTGCCATACGCGTCAATTTATATTGGCGAGGCTGGGATACTCAATGATACTCCTGCAAAGGAAATGGCTGAGCTGATGGCGAAGCATAATGTGACCGTTCATGAAACCCTCAATGAACCGGCTGATCATATCGCTATTGAACTTGATTTTTTAGGTCACCTGATTATCCGTTCCAATGAAGTTGAAATCGAAAAGCATCTTGACCAAGCACTGATTGAGCAAAAACAGTTTATCTCAACCTACTTGTTATCTTGGGTCCCGCAATTTGCTCATAAATGTCAGCAATTGGATGATTTCGGTTTCTATGCTGCGGTATCTGAATTGATGGGTGCTTTTCTGGAACTCGATTGCCAATACTTAGCTGGCGAGTAA